The genomic interval TGGGCGGGTTCCTCGTGTGGGGGCACCACATGTTCACTTCGGGCATGTCCCCGCTGGCGAACACGATCTTCTCGTTCATGACCTTCTTCGTCGCCGTCCCCACGGCGGTGAAGGTCTTCAACTGGATCGCCACGCTCTACCGGGGATCGATCACCTTCGAGGCGCCGATGCTCTACGCCCTGACCTTCATCTTCCTGTTCATCGTCGGCGGGCTCACCGGGCCGTTTCTCGGGGCCCTGGCCACCAACGTGCAGCTTCACGACACCTACTTCGTCGTGGCCCACTTCCATTACACGATGATGGGCGGCACGGTGATGGGGTTCTTCGCGGGGCTCCACTACTGGTTCCCGAAGATGACGGGGAAGATGCTGAACGAGAAGGTCGCCCGGGTCGCGTGGGCGTTGATCTTCGTCGGGTTCAACGTCACCTTCTTCACGATGTTCATCGTCGGTGTCCGCGGGATGCCGCGCCGCTACGCGGAGTACCTCCCCAAGTTCCAGGTGGAGAACGTGATCTCCACGATCGGTTCCGCCGTCCTGGCCCTGGGGATCCTGGTGATGTGCTGGAACTTCCTCCAGGGGCTCCGGAAAGGGGCTCCGGCCCCTGCGAACCCCTGGCGCGCGCTGAGCCTGGAATGGAGGGCCGCGTCCCCTCCCGAGACGGAGAATTTCCACGAGATCCCGGTGGTGACCGAATGGCCGTACGGCTACGGAACGACGAAGGTCTGAGGTCGCGATGAGCGCTCCTGCCGCAGAGCACCACGATCCGGCGGTCGCCTTCGAGGCCGCCAAGCTCGGCGTCTGGACCTTTCTCGCCACCGAGGTCCTCCTGTTCGGCGCGCTCTTCACCGCGTTCACCGTTTTCCGGATGAAGTACCCGGAGATGTTCCGCGTGGAGCACGCGAAGCTCGACCGGGTCCTCGGTGCGGTGAACACGGTCGTCCTCATCACCAGTTCGTTGATGGTCGTGCTCGGCGTGGACGCGATCAAGCGGGGGAAGGCGCGGCTGCTCGAGGCGTGCTTCGGCGCGACGATCCTGCTGGCGGCCGTCTTCCTCTGCGTCAAGTACGCCGAGTACGCCGCGAAGTTCCACCACGGGCTGTACCCGCGCACCAATCTCTTTTTCTCGCTCTATTTCATGATGACCGGGCTGCACGGGATCCACGTGCTCATCGGGATGGGGCTGCTGTCGTACGTCATCGTCCTCTCGCGGCGCGGCCGGCTCTCCGAAGCCTGGTACACGCCGGCGGAGATGTCGGGGCTGTACTGGCACTTCGTCGACCTGGTGTGGATCTACCTGTTCCCGCTGCTCTACCTGATCGGGTGAGGAGACGATGACCCGGAGAACCACAACCTCGCACCGGACCACGCTCGCGGTGTTCGCCGCCCTGCTGCTGCTGACGGTCGTCACGGTTCTCGTCTCCTACGTCGACCTGGGTCCGGGGAACGTCGTGGTCGCGCTGCTGATCGCCTCCGTGAAGGCGTCGCTCGTGGCCCTCTTTTTCATGCATCTCAAGAGCGAGAGCCGGCTGGTGTGGGGGTTCGCCCTGGTCCCGATCGTCTTCCTCGCCCTCATCCTCCTCGGCACGCTCTCCGACACGATGTTGCGCTGATCCCCCGGTGCGAGGATAATTCCCCTAGCCCGCAGTAGAAGCCTGGTGAGAATTGCGGGCTAACTGCCGCGGGAGGGGGACGCCGATGCTGGGCCGGGTAACCGTTGGACTGTTCTTTTTGCTGCTCGTCTGGGGGAATCTCGTGGCGGGGCTCAAGGCGGGGCTGGCGTGCCCCGACTGGCCGCTGTGCTACGGCAAGGTCCTGCCCCCCTTTCGCTGGGACATCTACATGGAGTTCGGTCATCGCGTCATCGCCGCCGTGGCGTCGATCTTCCTCCTTGCGCTCGCGTACCGCCGGTACCGGAAGTACGAGGGATCGGCCCGGGCGTTGCCGGTCCTCGCGGTCCTCCTGCTCCTGACGGAGATCGGGATGGGCGGCGCCGTGGTGCTCCTCGAAACGCCGTTGCGGCTGACCACGATCCACTTCATGATCGGGCTCCTCGTCTTTCTCCTCGCCTTCTTCATGATGACGTTCGATGGCGAGCGCGAGCGACCCGCCTTCTCCTTCCGGGGACCGGCGGCCCTCTTTCTCTCCGTCGCCGCGCTGGTCTATTCGCAGGCCGCCCTTGGGGCTTACGTCCGCCATCTCGATGCGGGGCTCGCGTGCCCGGACTTCCCCACCTGCCTCGGGAAGTGGGTCCCGCCGCTCCTCGCAGGCCCCGTGCTTGCGCACTTCTCCCACCGGACCCTCGGGTACCTGGTGCTGCTGACCGCGGCGATGCTCTACCTCTTCGTCCGGCGGGACCCGCGGCAGCGGGGGAATCGTTTCCTTGCCCTGTCGTTCCTGGTCCTCGTCGCGGCCCAGATCGGCGTGGGGGCCCTGGTGGTGCTGTCGGGGCTCCACTACCTTGCCACCGCGCTGCACCTGACGGTGGCGCTCGGGATGCTGTCGATCCTGGCCCACCTGTGGGTGAACGCGGTGCGCGCGGAAAGGACGGCGCTATCCCTGCCCCGGTGCTGACCCCGCCGGGGAAGCCGTCCGCGATCCTGCTGATCAAGCCGGGCATCGTCGCGGCGGTGACCTTGGCCGGCCTTTCCGGGATGGTTCTCGCCCAACGAGGCGTACCGAAGGCCGGAAAGGCGCTGCTCACGCTGGCCTGCATCCTCGCGGCGGCGGGCGGGTCCGCCGCCCTGAACACGGTCCTTGACGCCGGGATCGACGAGAAGATGCCGCGCCTGACCCGCCGGATCGCCGCCCTGCGGGCCCTCGGGCGCGGGAACGTCGCGGCGGCGGCGCTCGTCGCGATCGCGGTCTCGCTGCTCCTTTCGGCCCGCTTCCTCAACGCCACGACGTGCCTTCTCCTTGCCGCGGCCGCGGCAGGGTACGCGGGCCTGTACACACTGGTATGGAAGCGCCGCTCGCCGTACGGGACGATCCCCGGCGCCGTCCCCGGAGCCCTGCCGGTCCTCATCGGGTACGCCGCCGTGAATCCGCGCCTCGGGATGGACGCCGTTCTCCTGTTCCTGATCCTCGTGTTTTGGCAGCCGCCCCACTTCTGGGCCCTGGCGCTGCGCCACCAGGAGGAATACCGTGCTGCGGGCGTCCCGGTCCTTCCCGTGGCGTTCGGCGAGCCGTACACCAAGGTGCTGATCTTCCTGTACGCGGCGGCGCTGCTCCCCCTGTCCTTGTCGCTGTGGGCGCTGGGGTACCTTTCCGCGCGCTTCGGGTGGGCGGCCTTCCTGCTCGGGGCGGGCTTTCTCGCCGTCTTCTACCGGGACACCGTGGCGACCCGTCGCTTCGGCCGCGCGTTCGCCGCCTCGATCGTCTACCTGACGCTGCTGCTCCTCGCCCTCCTCGCCGACGTCCTGTTCCGGTGACCCCCTCCTGCGTTATCATGGAGGTGCTGTTTTATCTTCATGGAACCCCGGGGAGCGGAGCATGAGCCTTCTGGTCGTGGGATCGATGGCGTTCGACAGCATCAAGTCGCCGTTCGGCGAGGTGGAGCGGGTGATCGGCGGGTCGGCGACCTACTTCTCCCTCGCGGCGAGTTACCTGACCCCCGTGCGCCTCGTCTCGGTCGTGGGAAGGGACTTCCCGAAGGAAACGCTCGACATGCTCTCCGCCCGGGGGATCGACCTCCAGGGGTTGAAGGTCGCGGAGGGGATCACCTTCCACTGGAAGGGGTATTACGAGTACGACCTGAACATCGCCCACACGGTGAAAACGGACCTGAACGTGTTCGAGAATTTCGCCCCCGTCCTCCCGCCATCGTACCGGGAATCCCGCTACGTCTTCCTCGGGAACATCGATCCGAAACTGCAGCTGGACATCCTGGCCCAGGTCCGCGAACCGAAGATCGTCGCGCTCGACACGATGAACTTCTGGATCGAAAAGAGCCCGCAGCTGCTGCGGGAAGTGATCCGGACCGTCGACATCGTCCTCGTCAACGAGGCGGAGATCCGGGAGCTGACGGGCGAGTTCAACCTCGTCAAGGCGGCCCGGAAGCTGATGCGCATGGGGCCGGGGCGCGTCGTGATCAAGCGGGGGGAATACGGCGTCCTCCACATGGCCGACGGGGAGATCTTCGCGGCCCCGGCGTACCCGCTGGAGACGATCTTCGACCCCACCGGGGCGGGGGACAGCTTCGCGGGCGGCTTCATGGGATACCTCGCATCGCGGGACGGGGCCGCGCTCACGGAGGGGGATTACCGGCTGGCCACGATCTACGGCAGCGCCATCGCCTCCTTCACGGTGGAGGCGTTCAGCACGGAGCGGCTGCAGGGGCTTACCCGGGAAGAGATCGACTCCCGCCTTGCGGCGTTCCGGGCCCTCACCGAATTTCGGGTATGAACGGGGGAGGGACGGAGGGACTTCGACCATGGCGACGTTGACCAAAGCCGCCAGAATGGCGTGGGAGATCGGCGCGGCCGAGGCGGCACGGATTCGGCACCCGTTCATCGAGCGGGAGCACCTCTTGATCGGCCTGTGCAGCCTCGGGAAAATCCTGCAATACCTGGACTACACCCACATCGAGTCGCTCCCGGTCGATGTCCTTCGGGAGGAGGCGGACGGGATCGAACGGGTTCTCGCTCCCCTCGGGATCACCGACGCGTCGATGCGCCGCGGGGTGCGGTCGCGCCTGCGGCCGGGGAACGCGGTCCACGCGGAGCGGACGGTCCATCGTAGCGAGGAGTGCAAGCGGTACTTCCGCCGGGCGGGGGAGATCGTGAAGGACGGGGGAGAGGTTGCCGTGCGCCACCTTTTCGCCGCCGTTCTCGAGGACCCGGGTCCGGTCGTCTCCGCGGTGCTTGCGGGCGCGGGTATTTCGTCGGGTGTTCTCCGCGAGAAGTTGCTCGGGGGAAGGGAGCTGGAGCAGGAACCGATCCCCGTCCGCGACGAGGCCGGGGATCAGCCCGTCGCCCCGGAGCCGGTTTCCTCCGAGACGCCGCTCCTGGACCGGTACGGCCGCGACATCACCCGGGCCGCGCGGGAGGGGCGCCTCCTGCCGTTCGTCGACTCCGACCGGACGCGCAACACCCTTCGGCAGCTCATCAAGGTCCTCATGATGCCCACCAAGAACAACCCCGTCCTCGTGGGGGAGGCGGGGGTCGGGAAGACCGCCGTCGTCGAGGCGCTGGCGGAGCGGATCGCCCATGGGCGGGACCGTCGGTTCCTCCCGGGACGGAGGCTGGTCGAGCTGTCGATGGCGGAGATGGTGGCGGGGACGAAGTACCGGGGCGAGTTCGAGGAGCGCCTGACCCGGGTGATCGAAGAGGTGCGGTCCCACCCGGAGGTGATCCTGTTCATCGACGAGTTCCACACGGTGGCCGGGGCGGGGCGCGCCGAGGGGGCCCCGATGGACGCGGGGAACATCATGAAGCCGGCGCTCGCACGCGGCGAGCTGCGGTGCATCGGCGCCACGACGATCACGGAGTACCGGCACAGCGTCGAGAAGGACCCGGCGCTGGAGCGCCGGTTCCAGCCGATCCAGATCGCCGAGCCCGGGCGGGACGAGACGCTGGAGATCCTGCAGGGGGTCCGGGCGCACCGGGAGAGCCACTTCGGCGTGACGATCACGGACGAGACGCTGTCCGCCACCGTCGAACTCGCCGTGCGATTCGACCCGACGCACTTTCTCCCGGACAAGGCGATCGACCTCCTGGACCGGGCCTGCGCGGAGTGCCGGGTGCCGCTTCTCTCCATGGCGGCGAACTCCGACCGGTTCGACGCCGTGGGCGTCGCCGTGGTCACGCCCGAGTACGTGGCCCGC from Deltaproteobacteria bacterium carries:
- the cyoE gene encoding heme o synthase, whose translation is MLTPPGKPSAILLIKPGIVAAVTLAGLSGMVLAQRGVPKAGKALLTLACILAAAGGSAALNTVLDAGIDEKMPRLTRRIAALRALGRGNVAAAALVAIAVSLLLSARFLNATTCLLLAAAAAGYAGLYTLVWKRRSPYGTIPGAVPGALPVLIGYAAVNPRLGMDAVLLFLILVFWQPPHFWALALRHQEEYRAAGVPVLPVAFGEPYTKVLIFLYAAALLPLSLSLWALGYLSARFGWAAFLLGAGFLAVFYRDTVATRRFGRAFAASIVYLTLLLLALLADVLFR
- a CDS encoding COX15/CtaA family protein, which produces MLGRVTVGLFFLLLVWGNLVAGLKAGLACPDWPLCYGKVLPPFRWDIYMEFGHRVIAAVASIFLLALAYRRYRKYEGSARALPVLAVLLLLTEIGMGGAVVLLETPLRLTTIHFMIGLLVFLLAFFMMTFDGERERPAFSFRGPAALFLSVAALVYSQAALGAYVRHLDAGLACPDFPTCLGKWVPPLLAGPVLAHFSHRTLGYLVLLTAAMLYLFVRRDPRQRGNRFLALSFLVLVAAQIGVGALVVLSGLHYLATALHLTVALGMLSILAHLWVNAVRAERTALSLPRC
- a CDS encoding cytochrome C oxidase subunit IV family protein, whose amino-acid sequence is MTRRTTTSHRTTLAVFAALLLLTVVTVLVSYVDLGPGNVVVALLIASVKASLVALFFMHLKSESRLVWGFALVPIVFLALILLGTLSDTMLR
- a CDS encoding ATP-dependent Clp protease ATP-binding subunit, which encodes MATLTKAARMAWEIGAAEAARIRHPFIEREHLLIGLCSLGKILQYLDYTHIESLPVDVLREEADGIERVLAPLGITDASMRRGVRSRLRPGNAVHAERTVHRSEECKRYFRRAGEIVKDGGEVAVRHLFAAVLEDPGPVVSAVLAGAGISSGVLREKLLGGRELEQEPIPVRDEAGDQPVAPEPVSSETPLLDRYGRDITRAAREGRLLPFVDSDRTRNTLRQLIKVLMMPTKNNPVLVGEAGVGKTAVVEALAERIAHGRDRRFLPGRRLVELSMAEMVAGTKYRGEFEERLTRVIEEVRSHPEVILFIDEFHTVAGAGRAEGAPMDAGNIMKPALARGELRCIGATTITEYRHSVEKDPALERRFQPIQIAEPGRDETLEILQGVRAHRESHFGVTITDETLSATVELAVRFDPTHFLPDKAIDLLDRACAECRVPLLSMAANSDRFDAVGVAVVTPEYVARVVAEKMGIPIEVARGGLGGITESRVRGLEEHLNRYIVGQEEAISRVCRRLVLSHAGFGDRRRPMGVFLFLGPSGVGKTEVARRIASYLFANERAFIHLDMSEYQEEVSVSRLIGAAPGYVGYEEGGQLIARLRTTPYSVVLLDEVEKASPRVFDLFLQLFDEAKITDAQGHTADARHTIFIMTGNIPVRKEMGFRAGEAAVAEGAALAEVRRRFRPEFLNRVDEQIVFRALTPVDVRKVLALRIAELSESLLADHGVALEVDADAAGWLAAEGYQPEYGVRELARAVDRWIRSPIGAMSAEGELARRAASGKPLKVRKTAEGLRVE
- a CDS encoding cbb3-type cytochrome c oxidase subunit I encodes the protein GGFLVWGHHMFTSGMSPLANTIFSFMTFFVAVPTAVKVFNWIATLYRGSITFEAPMLYALTFIFLFIVGGLTGPFLGALATNVQLHDTYFVVAHFHYTMMGGTVMGFFAGLHYWFPKMTGKMLNEKVARVAWALIFVGFNVTFFTMFIVGVRGMPRRYAEYLPKFQVENVISTIGSAVLALGILVMCWNFLQGLRKGAPAPANPWRALSLEWRAASPPETENFHEIPVVTEWPYGYGTTKV
- a CDS encoding cytochrome c oxidase subunit 3 family protein, which produces MSAPAAEHHDPAVAFEAAKLGVWTFLATEVLLFGALFTAFTVFRMKYPEMFRVEHAKLDRVLGAVNTVVLITSSLMVVLGVDAIKRGKARLLEACFGATILLAAVFLCVKYAEYAAKFHHGLYPRTNLFFSLYFMMTGLHGIHVLIGMGLLSYVIVLSRRGRLSEAWYTPAEMSGLYWHFVDLVWIYLFPLLYLIG
- a CDS encoding PfkB family carbohydrate kinase, translated to MSLLVVGSMAFDSIKSPFGEVERVIGGSATYFSLAASYLTPVRLVSVVGRDFPKETLDMLSARGIDLQGLKVAEGITFHWKGYYEYDLNIAHTVKTDLNVFENFAPVLPPSYRESRYVFLGNIDPKLQLDILAQVREPKIVALDTMNFWIEKSPQLLREVIRTVDIVLVNEAEIRELTGEFNLVKAARKLMRMGPGRVVIKRGEYGVLHMADGEIFAAPAYPLETIFDPTGAGDSFAGGFMGYLASRDGAALTEGDYRLATIYGSAIASFTVEAFSTERLQGLTREEIDSRLAAFRALTEFRV